The following DNA comes from Dermochelys coriacea isolate rDerCor1 chromosome 21, rDerCor1.pri.v4, whole genome shotgun sequence.
CTGAGggtcagaagacctggattctttTCATGAGTCTGCCACAGGTCCTCTATTCACCAGATGCTTGCGTTTTCAGTAACAGATAACTTGTAAAACACTTCAAGCTCCTTTCAGAAAAAAGGGACTACatcatttataaaatataattagcACCTGCTGTGGGCGTGTATGTGAATTGTACGCTGACCTGTAACAGGGTGGCAAGTTCTAGAGTGCTGTATAGAGATGCAGAGCCCTCTTCCTGACTCACCCTGATGGAGCAAATTAATCCCACTTTACaatctaggggtgaaatcctggctccactgaagtgtCAATTGctaaactgacttcagtgggaccaggatttcaccctagaaaCATGAGTTGTGGCGTGTTTCTCAGCAGAGGCAATGAGGGCCAGGCCCAAAGATGATGAACAGTCAGGCTCAGCCAGAGGCTCCATCTGAGGTTTAAGTTGCCTTGCTGAGATTTACATAAGTAGTAAAGGCAAAATCCTAAGACTGGATCCTAGCCAGTGTGCAATGACTGTGCCCGCAGTGCATAGGTGTGCAAACTGCTCTGTGGGGGTGCTTTGAAAGAAATACAGTCTATAGTGAGTTTCCTTTTGTCAGACCTTGGCAATCACGAGGCTCCATAGATACTGATGGGCACCTACATAGTGCATTGAACTCAGTTTGTAGCTTTGTTTAGACAGGATTGTTCAGCCCTGGTGCTCCTTGGGAGTCAGAGGCTGGGCTGCCAGGCAGCTGAGAATCATCAGACAGTGTCAAAAATGCCATACTTGCTTCTCTAAGTAAAGCAGCAGCTGCGGTCAGAAGTTAAATtgctttaaatcaccgctggagagGTTGTGGATTGGGATGGAGCTACTGATCTATTGAAGGAAAAGGCAGTGTGGGGTCTATCAGAGGCTAACGGTCCTCAGGCAGGGAGGTagactgtatcatagaatcatagaatattagggttggaagggacctcaggaggtcatcctccaatttgcctaggtcactctggactctatccctaccctccagcatatctacctttccccccatcttagtgtcatccatgaacttgctgagggtgcaatctatcccatcatctagataattaatgaagatgttgaacaaaaccggccccaggaccgacccttggggcactccgcttcatATCGACTGCCAACTATACATCGAGCggttgatcattacccattgagcctgatgatctagcccactttctatccaccttatagtccattcatccagcccatacttctttaacttgctggcaagaatactgtgggagaccatatcaaaagctttgctaaagttaaggtatatcatgtccactgcttttcccatatccacagagccagttatcacctcatagaaggcaatcaggttggtcaggcatgacttgcccttgatgaatcaatgctgactggtttcagagtagcagccgtgttagtctgtattcacaaaaagaaaaggagtacttgtggcaccttagagactaacaaatttatttgagcataagcttttgtgagctacagctcacttcatcggatgcatcaccttagagactaacaaatttattggagcataagctttcgtgagctacagcttggcgtaagctttcgtgagctacagctcgctgtagctcacgaaagcttacgctccaatgaatttgttagtctctaaggtgccacaagtcctccttttctcaatgctgactgtttctgatcaccttcctctcctccaagctgcttcaaaatggattccttgaggacctgctccatgatttttctggggactgaggtgaggctgactggcctctaGTTCCCCGGagtctccttcttcccttttttaaagaagggcactatatttgcctttttccaatcatctgggatcTCCTCTGatcatcatgagttttcaaagataatggccaatggctctgcagtcacatcagccaactccctcagcacccttggatgcattagatctggaccccatggacttgtgcatgtccagcttttctaaatagtccttaacctgttctttcaccactgagggctgttcaactcctccccatactgtgctgcccagtgcagcagtctgggagctgaccttgtctgtgaagatagAGGCataaaaaaacattgagtacttcagctttttccacattctctgtcactaggttgcctcccccattcattaagggtcccaccctttccctgaccactttcttgttgctaacatacctgaagaaaccatgcttgttacccttcacatcccttgctagctgcaactccagttgtgctttggccttcctgattacacccctgcacgcttgagcaatatttttatattcctccctagtcatctttcagagtagcagccgtgttagtctgtattcgcaaaaagaaaaggagtacttgtggcactttagagactaacaaatttattagagcataagctttcgcgagctacagctcacttcattggatgcaaatgcatccgatgaagtgagctgtagctcacgaaagcttatgctctaataaatttgttagtctctaagatgccacaagtactcctagtcatCTGTATAAGTTTCCACtaatgtatataatgcctttgtAGTGGATAAGGAAACTGTGCTGGTTCGGTGGAAATGCATTTGAAGTTTGTTATTGGGGTCATTAATGTTTGCACAACCAatgcaaatgttttgttttcataaggTTTCGTGTGGCGCTTGTACTCTGTGATTACCAGTGAAGAAAGCAACCTGCATAATTACTGAGTGCTAAGTGCTACGGAGCAATCACACTGCTATGAGTTGATTAATAGCATCAGATAAAAACACCAAGCGTCTTCTGACCCCACCCAACCCTGCCTACACCTCAGTGCTCACTGCTTGTCAGCAAAGTGCAGCCATTCTATCACTGACTAGAGGTTCGGCACCCCACAAGCTCTTTTGCAAACTGCAGGTTTGAGCTCCCAGCGTGGTTGGCAATGGCTGAAGAAGATCCAAAGGGGCCCGGAAGCCcaatctctctttctttttcaggGAGTGGGTTTCTTATAAACTACCAGGTAGGAGTGGTGCAGGCTTTAtgggaattggcacctgaaataaTGAGATCAGCATCCAAGGTCTATGGAACATCATGTGGGTCAGTTGTAGCTGCAGCAGTGGCGTGCGATGTTGACGTTGGTAAGGAAGGTGTCGATTTACTTTATTCCGTATGTGTGTTTTTAAACATGGCTTCTTCTAGGGGTATGTCAATGGGCAGAGAATCAGAGAAATGaaaggctggaaaggacctcaagaggtcatctactccagtgtTTCCTCAGAACCGGTCCGTGGACCAGTGCTgatccctgagatctccctgtcACCATTTAGGAAGGCAGGAAgatggtccctggtatcaaaaagattgagaaacactgatctagtccatccccctgtgctgaggcaggaccaaggaaacctgacaggggtttgtccaacctgttcttaaaaaccaccaacGACGGGGATTTCACAGTCTCCCTGGGAAGCTTGTGCCAGAGCATAACTTCCTTtatggttagaaagttttccctcacatctaacctaaatctctgaTGCTGCAGATGAAGCCTATCACTTCTTACCCTATCTTGAGGACACGGAGAACAATCGATCCtggtcctctttataacagcccttagcatatttgaagagtGTTATTGGGTCCTGCTGGCATGCCTGAGGGTAGCGACTTGTATATATGAGAGGAAGGctatccagtggttaggacactatcTTTGGGCAGAAGAAAGCTGGTTTAATTCCCTGTTCTGTCACAGATTCCTGTACgcccttgggcaagtgacttaggGCTACTCACAAGAGGGTGCACGTGCCTCAGTCCAAAATTTAGGCACCATGggcattcacaaaaccactgTTCAGCTGCCACCCAAAGACCTCTGGCCCCTAAGTGTCTGCAGCTGGGCACGCACGCAGCCCCCTCAGTCCTGACATGACTGAGCAGCTCGGTGCTGAACTCACATCTAAGCCCCAACGAAAGTCCCAAATGAGGCATTTCTCTGTCTGTTTTGCCTGTGggacccaatctggtaggcatgctcagagacaCCCTAAGAGCATGAGTGGTGGTGATGGTTCTGCCTCCCACTCCCTTACCcaacagcccagtggttagagtactcagcGGGCtatggaagacccaggttcaaatccccactctgcctgacctGGAGCCTGACTTGAACACAGGCCTCCAAGGTGGATGCCCTAATGACTGAGCTGTTGTGTATTCTGGGGCAGAGCGCTCTCCTGAGGGAGTGGTTGCACTTTGTCTAAACACTTAACTATTCAGTGGAGTAGGGGCTGGCATGTGGGTCTCCCAGGTAAGTGTGCTACCCACCAGGTATTGAGTCATTCTCTGGCTGTCCCTGGCCCACACTTAGGGCTCTTATGGAACAGCTTATTCTGGTCAAGCTCCCtatgtctttatttctcttgctCTTTGGCATAATTCCAGAGAGCTACACCTAGAAACCTCTGGCATTTTGCCACAAACATCTGGTTTCTGCCAGCAGTGTCCTGATCAGGGGaaaagggggcgggggcagccaCTGAGAGTGGAGGCTGTGACAGATATGGAATTTCCTCCAGTATCCACGGgagaccttactgaattaagtttaagtacgTTTGGGGTCCGTTGTGTTAAACGAATGGCTTGTGTGGGCCATGTCACCTACCTCCAGAGTAGAGATGGGATGTGAACATTGGGAAGTGTTCTGAACTTCAAAGTACGATACTGAACAATATACTAGGCAAGAATAGACTTTGTGGGCAAAGAGGGTCAAGTGGTTTTCCTGGGGCATCTCTAGatggaggtgaatgcaaattccccacttCCAgatatgcaaaaacccagcctacACTTTGAGGAGGGGATCATTTTTTGATGTtcaccagctcctggagtctcagTATCAAAGGaccaagctgtataaaggaaagactgaactatttACGGGAGTGCTAGTTCGAGCTAAGgttgttatgaacttgtaaccacaggaaaAACCCCTGGtgtggtttgaaggactgactcctatcAGAGCACTCACTGGAATGAGGGATGATCTCTGGTAACGTTGTTAGCATGAgcgtaggttcttttattgttttaataggtTTCCTCTGGAATGCTTTCatgttaagaataaatgtgcGTGCTTACAAAGGGCTGTGTGGTCACTTGTCACTGCTGCCAGTTACAGATGTTCCTAACCTTCAAAGACACAGCAAAGCACATTGggctgtttaggcagtctggcttgctggggatatcacagggCAGGGAAATGTGCAGCTTGGAAAAACCCCGgtcaagagggagagagacccAGGTCTCTACCCACAAGAGGTGATGGCTGAGTTGCTGGGAGCACAGAGAGGGTGCCGTTGGTGGACCACGGAGGGGAATGCaaatgcagttgccctgaactctGACAGAGGCAATGGGGGACAGGAGCCCTGAATAGAAGACTGGAGGGGGTCTGGATCAAGGAACAATGTGTAAGAAGACAGTAGAGAGATAAATGAGGATTGGGTGGGCCATAACAGGCATATTTCTGCATCCCTCATGCATACCTCTTTTAGCCCAGGGATCTTACTTCCTTTTCCTCCATGCAGAAATGGTTTGACAAGTATCCTGGAGCTCATCGGACCAGGTCTCCCTGCCAACGGGCCACAAACATACTTCCCCAGTGCACCTGTGCCAACCTGCTAATGTTGCTGATGAGTCAGAGTTAAGGTCCTGGCATTGCAGCACAAGGCGGATAGACGAGTGGATGGAgcgtctctctctctgtgtctggggGTGGCGCTCAGTCTACGTGCTCTGCACGTTGTTGGGATACGATAGGGGGAAGATGTTTCTCTTAACTCATCAATTCCTTTCTTTTAGAGATGAGTGTGAGGGGGGCTTACCCTTATGCAAGCCAACGTGACTTTGAAAGGAGGTTTGGCTGGTGAGATGTAAGGTTGGACCAAATCCAGGGACTTGTCTTGTGATGTTGTGTGTGGGTGAAACACACTGGGGAGTGTTAGGTACAATCTAGTAACAACATGTGCAAGCGTCTTCAGTTACAAAAGTCATCGTCTATGACGCAATATTTAGATTCTGCTCCTGAGGTGAAATCTACAACATTGAGATTGCTGCCAATTTACGGTTGAGCTAAAGCCCTctgaagtctttccattcacttcagagtGCTTTGAatcagatgtggtcgtcccatctcaaaaaagatctattggaattggaaaaggttcagaaaagggcaacaaaaatgattaggggtatggaacggctgccatatgaggagcgaTTAGTAAGACtgcgacttttcagcttggaaaagagatggctaaggggggatGTAATAGagttctgtaaaatcatgacaggcgtggagaaagtaaataagcaagtgttatttacaccttctcataacacaagaactaggggtcaccaaatgaaattaataggcagcaggtttaaaacaaaaggaagtgtttcttcacacaacacacagtcaacctgtggaactccttgcctgaggatgctatgaaggccaagactataacagggttcaaaaaagaactagataagttcatggaggacaggtccatcaatggctattagccaggatgggcagggatggtgttcctagcccctgtttaccagaagctgggaataggccacaggggatggatcacttgatgatcatttgttctgttcatcccctctcggtcacctggcattggccactgtcagaagacaggatactgggctagatggacctttggtctgacttagtatggctgttcttatgtccttaTGGCCTTAATGCTTTCTTGTGAAAATGCAACTGTCAGCTAAATAGCAACTGCAGGGGAGAAAAGTTTGTTCCCCCCTGACAGATTGTTTGATGTTTGTTTTCTCCCTGACTCCTGATATTTATTACACTGCTCCGCCCAACTCCcctgcaggaatcactggggaaGCCCAGATTCACAGCTCTTTCTTTTACTACCGTGGAGAAGATATGCTTTGAGATTCTTCTTGGAAAGAGTTTTCACATAGAACCCAGTGCTGGttgagctcactttatattgctAATTATTTATACATCACCATAGTCTACAATGAATCCACATGTGCCTAACATATAATGGAGAGCATCAGCCCTGAAGATATTACCAATGGCGTGTAAAGTAACATCCATCGGGGATTATTAATTGTGACTATTACAAGGTCACAGACTGTGAACCTGCTCCCTGGGCTACACCCTAAATAAAATGCTTACAGCCCAGATTGTGGGCCAGATTGGATTGCAAATGCCTTATTTAGGGTGCCCCCCGATAATCTTATCAGGtccttaataataaataataataataataatggatatTGCCTAGCACATCATTAGGGATGGCTTCAcagatgagtttcagagtagcagccatgctagtctgtattcgcaaaaaagaaaaggagtacttgtggcaccttagagacttataaatttatttgagcataagctttcgtgagctatagctcacttcactgaatgcatccgaagaagtgagctgtagctcacaaaagcttatgctcaaataaatttgttagtctctaaggtgccacaaatactctttttcttttcacagatgGGACTATCTATTATTTGTTTGGCACATTTTGACTCACTAGACACATTGAGCCTGTGTAAATACTTAGGCTCTCTTAACACAAATATTTGTGTTCCTGGGGTTCTGATCCAATCAAATGGAGGCTAAAGTTAACCAGGTATCAAATTAACTGTAAGGTACCATGAGCCAAATTCTATATGCGTACAACAAAGCTCCCCTTGACTCTCTTAATCTTAGGCAATAAGCATCTTGGAACAGGGACCTTTTCATTACTTGCGTGTACAAGCCCTAGCACTGTGGAACCTTTGACAGGGAATTCTAGGTACTACCACAAGACAAGTAACAACAACATTCTTGTCTACAGATTTTAGAATATTCTATTCTATAGGTTCTCATCCCACACTCATCACTGTATAGCATCTGCTATTGGGACGGGAGAGGAATGTGTTCCTTTCTGTCTATAAACGCTGGTGATTGTGATCGGTTACTCCCTCCCAGGTCTGATAGAAGAATTTTTTCATGAAGCTATGGAAGAAGCCAAGAAAGTGAGTATTCTCACCCTTTGTCCAGGCCACCGTATGCTTCGGATCATAGAGAAGGGGATGAGTCAACTACTGCCAGAGAACTCACACCAGCTGGCTTCGGGGAAGCTTTGCATTTCCCTCACGCGTGTGTTGGACTTACAGAACGTCATCATTTCAGAGTACAGATCGAAGGAGGAGGTTGTACAGGTAATGGTGGCTTTGTTTCCTATGTATTTAGAAGAGGGGGAAGTCATTAAACCGATGATGAGCTAGGGAAAGAACAACTGAGTTTATTAGGGAGAGAGGACTCTTGTTGAGCCTAACTCAAACTGCAGGTGCAGGCTATGAAGGGAGAATTCCAACCCGGTCCACAGAGGCTCCATCCCCAGCTGAGAATCAAGTTATAAGCAAAATATTCCATCAGCTCTAACTCTTGTTGGCTTATTTATCCAGCGGCCATTTGGATACGGAGACAGCGGCCACATACAAATTAACCCATAGTGACTGATTCTGCCCGTTGCATGATCTGTGCCCATGAGTGAAAATGCCAGTTCTGCTCTGACCTACCAATTTACAGAGCTGTCTGGCTGGATTCACCATCAGTTTCTCTGGAATTCTCCCATCAGGCAGCACAATGGGAATCAAACCTTTAATAGGCTCTTGGAATTCAGTCCTCATTTGAATCAGTTGCAACAATGTGTTGGCCATTGTGTTGGCCAATGACTGTAGAAGAGCTGGCCTCATATGGAAGAAAAGCATCATTGTGTccagtttacagatggaaaaagtgAAGAACAGGGAGAGGGAGTGACTTGCACTAGGTCCCGTaacaagtcagtgacagagatgAGAATAGCCCCCACCTCACCTGGTCCGTTGCCCTACCTCAGCTGGGAAGTGCAACTAACCAACAGCAGAGCAGCCAAAGAGCCTGTTCACAAATTGCTGGCAATGGCACAGCATCAACACACTGAAATAAAGACAaccagcttttttcccctctacgcTTGCCCCATCGTGTCAGTCTgaggtgttacttgtaacaataggTGCAGCATTTTCAGAGGGAAACATTATTACCTGGTATATTCCCTGGTACATTTCCTGGTATATTATATTCCTCTAAAATATTTCTCTCTACTCACCTGTAaccctctgcctctctccctgcaggcAGTGATCTGTAGCTGCTTCCTTCCTGTCTATTGTGGATtcaaccctccctccttccaagGCATGGTGAGTGCTCTTTGCCAATGCTCCAGGTGGAAAATGTTCTGATCCCACCTGATGGTGGGCTGACATGGATCTTAGGCACGCAGCTGTGGTGTGCAGCCCTTGCTGCCTGgggtctgtcaaggttccctccccactctgaactctgggatacagatgtggggatccgcatgaaagaccccctaagcttatttctaccagcttaggttaaaaacttccccaaggcacaaatccttccttgtccttggatgggtactgctgccaccaccaagtgagttagacaaagattcaggaaaaggatcacttggagtttctgtttccccaaaatattcccccaagccccttcaccccctttcctagggaggcttgagaataatctaccaaccagataggtaaacaaggtgagcacagaccagacccttaggtttttaggacactaaaaagcaatcagattcttaaaaaacagaactttattataaaggaaaaaaataaaagaaacacctctgtaaaatcagaatggaaggtaattttacaaagtaataagatttaaaacatagaggattcccctctaggcaaaacttcaaagttacaaaaaacaggataaacctccctcttagcacagggaaaattcacaagctaaaccaaaagataatctaacgcatttccttacAATTTGTAACCTTAGATGCTTAATTCAGGTATGGCTTTAGGAGAACCCTGCCCTGGTTCCTCGCTGAcccagagagaacacaaagaaacataaaaaaacccttcccccacagatctgaaagtatcttctccccttattgatccttttggtcaggtgccaaccaggttatctgagcttcttaaccctttacaggtaaaggagggattttatgctaacTTAGCTGTCTGTTTATGACAGGGTCCTAGTGGGTTATTATTCCAAGAAgcatttttgtcagtttcagtCCATGGGACTTCACACCCCTTGAGTTTTGATGCAAGTTTCAGGTTGACTAGGAGCTGTGGAGGAGGCAAAAGTGCAAACGAAACCAGCAAGTTGAGTTAAGCTCTGGGCATATGGATCCCTCCAGGTTGCAAGTGTTTGCTTAAGCCATTAGCACTATCATGTGCCCCAGCTGGCACAAGTTAATATTCGTCTGCAGTATGCATATAAGGGCCCGTCCTGAACCCAGATCTACACAATGGCATCTAGAATCTAGGGACCATGTTCTCACCTGGTGTGAATGGGAATAGCTCCAGTAAATGCAATGGACCTGTGCTGATTTACTTGAACTGAGGATCCACTCCCTAGATCTCTTTACTCCCAATCtgctgccttaaccacaagacccccCCTTCATGCAATGGCATTAGCTACATAAGGCCTTGATTCTCATTTGTACTAAGAcagtgtaaaagggccttaaaaTGGGCTTCAATGTGATTTGCACTCCAGTGTTAAGTGGCCTTAACGTAAATGAGAACTGGGCCCCAAAGTTCCCATTTTACGTGCCTAAGTTGTGATCTGGACTTCCTAATGGGATTTGGCTCTCTTGTTAAGGGGTGCACATGAGATAAGCATGCTGTGATACACACCAAAGATGAACCATTATCTGATTCAAACCGCATGTCTTCTCAGCGCTACATTGATGGAGGTATGACTAACATGCAGCCTGGCTCAGACTCGGAAACCATGATCACAGTATCCCCTTACACAGGAGAGGTCGACATCTGCCCGAGGGACTGCCCAGCCTATTTCAACTGCATTAGCTTCTTCCGAAGCACCTTCCAGCTCTCAGCTGAGAACTTGAGCAGGTTTACTTATAGTATTTTCCCACCCAGTCCTCCGGTGAGTAGCCTCAGGGACCGCACAGTGACAGAttatttcagtattgccaaccccaagcatgtGAGGATCATAAATCATCCCCCAGCCCAAATCACGAGATTGCTTAAAAATCATGTGCCTTAGGAAAAAATTCTGGGTAGGTTCTATTTGCTTTCTGATGTTTCAGCCTTTAGAATTCAAATTTTCAGGCTTTACTCCACAGCAATGTTTTTTAATGAAGGCAGAGATGctcaccaaaaataaataaataaaataaaaaaatcacatgactccagtagctggtgctttaagaaaaacaccaaatattgtgagatgcACAAAGAAATGgcaagaattggcaacactgtgaTTACTGCCCACAGGGGCACTTTTTTTGCAATTCGAATGACTCTCCTTTATAATGCTGAGTGGTTTCCCCGGCAGGTGCTACGTGAGTTTTATTTACAAGGATATCACGATGCCATTTTCTTCTTACAGAGGCACAGTAAGTGTTACAAAGATTGGGAGGTCTATGTGAGTTAGGAATTCCTAGCTGACTCCGTCTCACAAAGCATTACTAAGATCTTTTGCACAATCCCAGATCATTACACATCACCCAAGTTCATGTGATTATTTGTGAACATGTAACTCTAGTAATTATCAATAGGGGAGAACGGGACAGTAAATGGAACGGACAAGAAAATACCACAGCCGACACCTGTGCACTGTGACAAAGGTAGAGGATCTGTATTTCTTCTCTCCTGTTGGTTTTCACTAGCCAAGTAACATTACACCGAGATCTCTATGGCATGCGGCAGGAAGTGAAAGGACATGGAGTACCTCCTTTGCAAACCCATCAGGAACGCAGTAAGAccatcaggaaggagagggaacaTAGGTgtcaactctgtgggtgctcagggccggagcacccacagaaaaaatattaGCGGGTACTTAGCATCCACCAGCCATAGCTATTTGGTGGCTCAGGGAGCGGCTTGGGGGAGGG
Coding sequences within:
- the LOC119846262 gene encoding omega-hydroxyceramide transacylase-like; protein product: MAEEDPKGPGSPISLSFSGSGFLINYQVGVVQALWELAPEIMRSASKVYGTSCGSVVAAAVACDVDVGLIEEFFHEAMEEAKKVSILTLCPGHRMLRIIEKGMSQLLPENSHQLASGKLCISLTRVLDLQNVIISEYRSKEEVVQAVICSCFLPVYCGFNPPSFQGMRYIDGGMTNMQPGSDSETMITVSPYTGEVDICPRDCPAYFNCISFFRSTFQLSAENLSRFTYSIFPPSPPVLREFYLQGYHDAIFFLQRHRENGTVNGTDKKIPQPTPVHCDKAVALPAPKSKEMPGSLGSAAEITSQHLVPCKLHMNMSPSLTDR